The genomic stretch GGTTTCCCTGAAGTATACACAAATACACAACAAATATTGTTATTCATCGCAGTTATAACATGCAAATAAGTATTATCATTTACAATATTTCttaattgttatattcctagacattcactcaactaaacaggaactgccattggttgattcttggtcacgtggccttgactaaaatcaaatctatcccgatcgtgatacattaagcaatgtaccccaCTCGGGCTACAtaacagcacgtgatcaaagcatggtgagagtggtgtgacagaaggcgggaaaaacactgccagttttctttttcgtgaatgaacacaacaacttgaacacaaacacgaagccttaagctaaaaagcaacgattttcagagtcatcccagaagagaaacagcagctagtggaggaaaaagatgctgataatataaggaaagtactttataaatcattcattcactggttttaagaattaaatttgtgttgttataagtaccgagtgcACTGTTTTGGCTCGCTTCGGTCATTCGTTTGTTGCAGTTGAAGTGAAAGACTAAcatgaaatataacaaaacatttAATGTCAGATCCCTCGGGAAAcgagttagttttgttttcccgagagtcctgatgtttccctcgacttcgtctccggaaacatcaggactctcgggaaaacaaaactaactgtttccctcgggatctgacattaagcgTATAATGTACACATCCACCCTTTATAGGGTGATGCATGTGAAGCTTACTTTACCCTAAGAGTGCCAATGAGGGTCTACAAGAAACATAACATCGCCCCAAACAGGATAGTGGCCAATTTAATTACATTTTTAGAAACGGCTGAGGTCTACTTTCGTGAGAGAGGTATGTAATAGAGACTAATAATTAGTAAATCAGATAAAACCTACACGGCAAAAAAATCTcctaatttgtaattttacCAAACGgttaatgtattgaaaatgccaCGTTCACGATCCGTTTTCTCATTTCGGAATTCGCAAGGAAAACTCGGCGTTAACAATCCGTTAACACCAGGAAAATTATGCTGTTTACTTCACGTTTTCCAGCACACGGAAAAAGTGGTTGAACAGTGCGCTTTCTCTCGTTAAGCGGAAATTTTTGTCAAACGGTTAATGTTAGGAAAATATCGCGTTCGTGACTCTTTTTCCCACTTCGGAAAAGACAACGACAACTTGGCATTTACCACCAGTTAACAGAGGGAAAATATGCTGTTCTTGTTAGATTTTCTAGCACATGGAAAACGGGATTGAACAGttactcacagtaacactgattccaacactcagaccaaggtcaactctggccctgttacgacagggACTATAcagtacatcagaggcacctctgaaactatcgcacgcatattacaaccttacaatatacgtgctGCACACAAACCGAAGACCACTTTACgacgactgcttactaatgtcaaggacaaagacaaaccggaggacagacggggagcaagatcaaatgctgatactgccaggcttcttacattggtgaaagcggcagaaaccttagcacgcgactgaccgaacacaaacgagcgacgaggaatagtgacgtcaacaatcacattgctgaacaccatttacagacgaaacatcaaattgactgggactctgcgacatgtattacgtattctacagacctactatcaacgacttactttagaaagctggtttactaacttagaacaaacgccactgaatcgtagcaaACAGTTACCAGTACTGcccgtcaataagtcgtttgtacggttcCGCTAACTACCGACTTCAAGTCAGGGGCGTTTGTtgtaagttagtaaaccagcttccTAAAGTAAGACCTTGGAAGTAGTCTGTAGGAAAAGGTAATGCATTTCACTGAGTCCCAGTTGATGTGATGGTttgtctgtaaatggtgttcagcaaCGTGATTGTTGACATCAACTTTACTTGTTCGCTCGTTTAGGTTCAGCCAGTCGCCTGTTAAATTTTCTATCGGTCTCACCGATGTTAGTGGCCTAGGAATCGCAGCATTTAATCTTTCACAATGCCCTCTGTATGTCTTTCGGTCTGTCTTTACCACTGACATTCGTGAGCATTCGCCGTAAACTGgttatcattttgtttgaaacaGATGTGCTGTAACATTATATTAGGGTTAGATAGTATTGCATTGTACATCTTATAAGTATACAACATTCAAGGTTATCATTTCTCATTGTACACTGGTGCTTCCCAGTTGAATTTGCTCTCACCCTTTCTGCAAGATGCTCTTCCCGGATACGCAGCAATTCTTCTCTTGCTTCAGCCAGTATTCGTTCTTTACTTCTTTGTTCAatttcttctcgtttttttaATTGGTTTTGCTCCGCTTCCCACTTTTCCTGCCTTAGATCTTCGTCTTTATGCCACGTTTCCTTGAGGGCTGTAGCTACTTCCCTGAACTCGCTTCCAAGATCTTCAATTAAGTCCCAGATAGGTATATAACTTGTGCTGGGGCCACGGTCAATCAAAGCCCAAGTGGAGCTGTAAGAAAGCAGCTTTTGGAAAGTAGCCGGATTTGTTGCTGGGGGTCCTATAGACCTTACAGAATGGGAAAACTTCTCATTCTGGATGGCTGTATTTGTCTCTTCACTATTTTCTCCACTGTTTGTGTACTCTTCAGTACCACTGACTCCAATCCTCAGTGCTCCGCCAAGAAATGCAACTGCAGCCTCTGTCAGCTTGAATATATCTGTGGTGCTTTTACTTTCGGCATCAGCAATATTAAAAAACACTCCGCCCAGAGTCTGCAGCCCAGCTGGAAAATGGCTTCCGTAGCGTTCCATAAAGATGCGCGCAGATTTTTCACACTCCAATGCTCTGGGGTTTCTATCCTGGACAATGGACTTTGCCTTTTTCTCAGCAGTCAAGGAAAGGCGTAACTGGTGTGGCTCGATTTGGAAAACTTTTTTGGCTATGCGAATGTACTGTAGAGCAGATGCACTGGTGCTTGTAGTTTTGGCAGACTGAGAAACGAGGCTGTTGTCCTCATGGCTGTTTTCATTTTGCACTTCCCCAACGAGAAGCTCCTCAAAACCAACCACACCAAAACCAATGTTGGTGCTGGTTGATTCAACTGTTCGTACGTAGTCTGTAGCTATGCCCTTTGcagaaaatttcatgtaatttaCTTCTTGAGCACTGTTAGGACTGTTTAAGGTCACAGTCATTGGTACTAGAAGCAAAGGAATTCCAGCTGGCTTTGGAGACTCGTATTTGGAGTAATAAATTCCACAAAGGGCTCTCCCAGCGCTGGCCCTAGTGACGATTTCCACTTCACTTTTGTATGCGTCAGCAGATTCTAAAACATCGGTGCACTGCTTAATAATTTTATCCAGATACTGAAACAATACCGCTGGTTTTACTTCATCCTCCCTTAGCCAATCTATAGGAAGTTCTAGAGTGCTCATGATCAAAGCCAATGTTTCGTTTAAGGTTTTCTTTGATGACTCTGATTGATCTTTAGCAATAGCCTTTGCTTCGTTCAGTAACTCTTTGGCGTTCTTCAGCGTTTTCAAGTCTGCCGCTTTTGTTTCCATGGTTTGTTGAATAAGTTTGTCGTCATTTGGAATGGCAGCGAGTAGATTCTTGGTTGATTCTGCTTCCTCTACAAGTTGATAAACCTTCTTCATTTCTCTTTCATCGGCTCCACGGCAGCAGTCTTCCAGCTCTTGCAATCTCAGCCTTGTAAGTTCCTGGAGGGACGAAACTCTCTTACAGAGGTTCTTCACCCATTCTTTTGTGACATCAATAGCTTTAGCACCAAGTCCGTTAATTACTTCATCGTCAGGGCTCATCTTTGCCATGTTGGAAATCTTcagtgaaaatgaaatgttggttttaatCAGTTGGAGTAATAGCTTAATTATTCTATTAATAGAAAAAACCGAGACTGAAACAAGATAAGGCTTTAGAACATTGGTTTCACCGAACTGACGattaagcaaagaaattatcGCCGCTATggttatttcaaacaaatccTTTTCATGATGGTTAATATTTACATtacagggttctatctaggatatttgggggggggggggggggggtagaagCTTCCCCCTCAAATGCCCagcttcccccccaaaaatattgttatcataCAGTATATAAATAACTATGTCAGAAAAAATCATCCAGACTTGACGAGGTCAATGCACATGAAGTAAGTATTTCCTGTCCAAGGACACTATATGACAAGGGACatagagttttttttattttaaaataaaataccactgtaacatttctcaaaattgtgtctcgcagtgcaccagattgcatctcaaCGCAAATTCATTTCCAAACCATTCCAGGGGGGGAAGGCGTCATGCCCCTGGACCCCCCTAGGAAACTCGTGGCCAAGGCCACTAGTTACTTCTCCCCCAAacgataaatcctagatagagCCCTACATAACTGCTGCCGATGGTTGATGAAACAGCACGGTCTACTTTATATAGAGGAGCAAATCCAGAACATACACAAAAGACGTGAAATTAAGCGAAATTGTACGTGTGGTAACCTTGTGCTATTTTAATTTGTAGT from Porites lutea chromosome 1, jaPorLute2.1, whole genome shotgun sequence encodes the following:
- the LOC140949457 gene encoding interferon-induced very large GTPase 1-like, with translation MAKMSPDDEVINGLGAKAIDVTKEWVKNLCKRVSSLQELTRLRLQELEDCCRGADEREMKKVYQLVEEAESTKNLLAAIPNDDKLIQQTMETKAADLKTLKNAKELLNEAKAIAKDQSESSKKTLNETLALIMSTLELPIDWLREDEVKPAVLFQYLDKIIKQCTDVLESADAYKSEVEIVTRASAGRALCGIYYSKYESPKPAGIPLLLVPMTVTLNSPNSAQEVNYMKFSAKGIATDYVRTVESTSTNIGFGVVGFEELLVGEVQNENSHEDNSLVSQSAKTTSTSASALQYIRIAKKVFQIEPHQLRLSLTAEKKAKSIVQDRNPRALECEKSARIFMERYGSHFPAGLQTLGGVFFNIADAESKSTTDIFKLTEAAVAFLGGALRIGVSGTEEYTNSGENSEETNTAIQNEKFSHSVRSIGPPATNPATFQKLLSYSSTWALIDRGPSTSYIPIWDLIEDLGSEFREVATALKETWHKDEDLRQEKWEAEQNQLKKREEIEQRSKERILAEAREELLRIREEHLAEREPGLWEG